In the genome of Bacteroidales bacterium, the window ATGCCGAAAGGCATATGCATATTTGACCATATATCAGGGCCAAAGCTCTCACCATTAAGCAAGTTGTCTGGTCCGAAATAGAGCCGCGACTCAAGAATTAAGGCTCTGGCTGTCGGGTATCGGTCAACACCCTTTATAACGTTTTTCTCGACCGTAATAAACGCTTTCCACTTGCCGGCATCATCGCACTTTATCTGGACATTAACGTTGTATATCAGATTGTTGGAAACTACCGCTTTTGCACCGGCATTTACGGATGGATTACGTGCCATATTGTGCGCAAACAGATTTCCTGTAACACATACGTCTGTGCAAACACGAGAAGACCTCTCGAATGAGGACCTTTGGGATGAAGCGGGTTGTGCAAAGCTTCAGAGATAATGCAATTCTGAATCGTGATGCCGGACATTTGCGTTTGGATGTTCATATCTCCGGCCCAACTACACGAGCAGTGGTCTATAACGATATTATCAGACTCAGCGTTAGAGGGAACCAGCGTAAAACAATCCGCTATTGCTTCCTTTTCTACACCCTCATAGAGCGATGTATCTCCGGGACGGATTCGAATGTGTTGTATCAGAATATCGTGACTGGTGCGTTCAATTTTTATCCCGTAATCTTTTATCGTGATACCCGGTGACGGTGCTGTCTGTCCGGCAATCGTAATATAAGAACCCTTTGTCTCGCCATCATTTCCAACCCAACCGCCAATTATTATATTCTCTGAAAGTGTAATATTACCTGATACCTCAAAAATAATAACTTTAGGACAACTTACCTCTTCCAATCCATAGCGAAGAGACCCGGTGCCTGAATCATTCAGATTCGTTACCCTGTACACTGTAGTGCTTGGTGTAGCAAGGTGTCTCCCGCTGCCTGCCGGTGTTTCCATGCCGAAACCACTGCTGCCGGGAATTACCGGCAGATAATCTTTTAGTATATCTTTCGATAACACTGTAAAAGTCGGCACAAAATCAACAACTTTCGTAATTCCCTCTCTCTGTTTTATATCCTGTCCGTATTTTACCTGTCCGCCAGCTACAATATCCATATCACATCTTATTACAGAGTTATTTTTTATTGCAACAACTTCTGTGTTTGAAAAATTTACTGTTTCTGTTGTTACTGTATTTATAACAAACATAACAATACACAAAATCATAATTTTATATTTTATCATTTTATTGTCCTCCAAATTTTAAAATATAGTACAAAAAAAAATATTTTGCTTGAAATATTTTTGATTGGTTTTAATAATATAATTGTTTTCATAATTATTATCTCCTTTTAAAACTTGATAATACTTTGTAATAAATTTTACGCTTTGCGATCCTTGTGCTCTATTTCGATTGTATATATAACATTTTTTTAGAAAAAGACTGCTTACCTGCCGTGAGTTTGTAAAAATAAATTCCGTTAGCAAGTTCGTTACCTTCAGCATTTTTTCCGTCCCAAGTAACGCTGAATTTGCCGGCAAGTTTATACTCATTTACTAATACGTGAACTTCCCGGCCAAACAGATTATATATTTTTATTTGAATATCACAAGGTTTTGCAACAGTATATTCAATAGTGGTTGAAAGGTTGAAAGGGTTAGGATAGTTTTGTTGTAAAGTAAAATTATCAGGTGTGGGGTCTGTTGTTTTTCCTTCAACTTCTGCCAAATACCCATGCAACCATTCTTCTAATTTTGTATAGCCGCTTGGTTGTATTTCATGTGGGTTTGTCGGGATTGTGAGGATGCGTGTGTTTTCTGCGAGATTGGGAAAACCGCCGACATCATCCTGACTCTCTATTATGCAACCATCTGCACATAATTCGTTTTCTACTTGATTGACAGCCCGAGTATCAACAATATCTCTATCAGCAGGACGCGCTCCCGCATTTGCTAATACATAAGTTCTTGCATCTTCAGCACTCATTACAATATATCCTTCGGGCCACAGCGGAGGCGAGTAGGCTCGATTAATTTCCGGTACTGTTTCATCACAAGGTGTCCAGTATTTACAATATCTGTGATATCCTGTTGGATTCCAAGGATCAGTTTGGATTTGTCCGTCCCAATAATTATCAGTTCCTAAATAAATTCGAGTTCCGGGTCTGTCCTGTCCGGCAACGATATACATTGACCATCTTGTAAGTGGTGTTTCAATAAGATAATTACCTGCAATTGAAATAAGCATTTCTCCTTTAGGATCATAAGTATTAATTCCAAATTTGTAATCATAAACAAGATTATTTGCTATTACTGCACTTCCTCCGCCAAAACGAGGATTACGATCTACATTATGAGCAAGGAGATTTTTAGCGAAAAATGTATTTACAGCTTTTGTTCCAAGATATCCTTTACTGTGTGGTCCTTTAGGATGTAATTCACTATTAAGACCTTCGCTGATAATGTTATTAATAAAAGACATATTATCTGCACCGCTTTGAATATTTTCATCAATTGCCCAACTAAATGAGCAATGATCTACCACAATGTTATAAGGATGTATCCAGCCTCTTTCTATATCAATATGATTATCTGTTATAAAACTATCCCATGATTCAAAATCAGGATCAGTTACCATCCGACCTTCATCCCCAAAACGAAAACGCATGTGCTGTATTAAGATGTCGTGGCAGTTACGTTGAATCAATAAATAATCTCCCTTTAACGTAATTCCCGGAGATGGTGCTGTTTGTCCGGCAATTATTATATAAGATCCCCAATTCTCTGCATCTTGCAGGGCTGAACTACCGCCACTCCCTATTCCTATAGGGCCTTGAAGTTCAATGTTTCCGGACACCTCAAACACAATTACCTTTGGACCGTAAACCTCACTTGACAGTCCGTAACGAAGTGAGCCGGGTCCTGCATCATTCAAATTGGTTACCTTGTAGACTGTAGTATTTGGCGTTTCCAAATGTCGTCCGCTGCCGGCAGTAGTACCCATGCCATAAAAGTTCACATTTTCTCCGGGTATTATCGGCAAGGATAAAGATTCTGATTGAGTGTCTGCTTTCGCGGAAGACGATTGCCCTGATTCATTTCCTGCACCGTTATAATTGTTTACAGTATAAGCATAAGCGTAAGTTGTTTTATTGATAAGTTCTGTGTCCGAATATGAATTTGTTGTTGAAGTTGTACTGTCTCGGCTTACTTCTGAAATTGTCTGTGCCATAACACTTTTCCCAAACATACTAATAAAAATAAGCATAATAAAAAAAGCTGTTTTGCTTGCAATAGTTTTGCTTGGTTTTAAAAATGTAATTGTTTTCATAATTAATAATTGAAATTTATTATATTTGAGTCCATTCCGAAAAGTATAAAAGCCACGAATGCACGAATTAAATTAAATATAAAACACTATAAATCAAACTGTTATGCTTTATCAAATTACCTCTAATTTCCGGAAATTTTATTTTCGGAGAGGGTTCATATTTTAATTTTATAATGATCTGTTTTTCGCTTCTATCGCAAATATAACATTTTTTTTGTGTTAACCTGCTTGCCTGTTGTTAGTCTGTAATAATAAATCCCGTTAGCAAGTTTATTACCTTCAG includes:
- a CDS encoding T9SS type A sorting domain-containing protein — its product is MKTITFLKPSKTIASKTAFFIMLIFISMFGKSVMAQTISEVSRDSTTSTTNSYSDTELINKTTYAYAYTVNNYNGAGNESGQSSSAKADTQSESLSLPIIPGENVNFYGMGTTAGSGRHLETPNTTVYKVTNLNDAGPGSLRYGLSSEVYGPKVIVFEVSGNIELQGPIGIGSGGSSALQDAENWGSYIIIAGQTAPSPGITLKGDYLLIQRNCHDILIQHMRFRFGDEGRMVTDPDFESWDSFITDNHIDIERGWIHPYNIVVDHCSFSWAIDENIQSGADNMSFINNIISEGLNSELHPKGPHSKGYLGTKAVNTFFAKNLLAHNVDRNPRFGGGSAVIANNLVYDYKFGINTYDPKGEMLISIAGNYLIETPLTRWSMYIVAGQDRPGTRIYLGTDNYWDGQIQTDPWNPTGYHRYCKYWTPCDETVPEINRAYSPPLWPEGYIVMSAEDARTYVLANAGARPADRDIVDTRAVNQVENELCADGCIIESQDDVGGFPNLAENTRILTIPTNPHEIQPSGYTKLEEWLHGYLAEVEGKTTDPTPDNFTLQQNYPNPFNLSTTIEYTVAKPCDIQIKIYNLFGREVHVLVNEYKLAGKFSVTWDGKNAEGNELANGIYFYKLTAGKQSFSKKMLYIQSK